AGCTCTTCCCAGACCCCGTATGCCCTACTAAAGCTATTGTTTCACCTTGTTTAGCCTCAAAATCAATGTCCTTTAAGACATATTCCCCTTCTTTGTAACCGAAAGAAACATGATTAAACTTCACACTTCCATTAAAGCGTTCAGTCCTCTGATTACTAACATTTTCTCCTGATTCATCCAATAATTTAAATACCCGCTCACCAGCAACTAACGCCTGTTCCAAGTTGGCAAGCTGATTTACGATACCTTGAACCGGCTGGAATAAGCGGTTAATATAATCAACAAAGGCATACAGCACACCCAAGGATATGACATTGGCTGGTAAGAGTGCTTGTGCACCAAAATACCATATAAAGGCAACAAATACGAGATTCCTTAAAATTCCAACCAAGTTATGAGAAGTTAAACTGTTTAAACTTAGCAGCTTATTTTGATATTGAAAATGTTCATTATTAAGCTTTTCAAACTCTTCTTTTGTATCCTTTTCACGACTAAATGCTTGAATAATACTCATCCCTTGAATGGATTCATTGATCATGGCATTTATATCACTGTTACGTGAACGAATAACCCGGTTATATTTTGAAGCATACTTTCTGTAAAGAAGCGTCCATACATACAAAATAGGTAATAAAACTAAACAGATGGCAGCAAGCTTCACATTCAGAATAAACAATGCTGCATAAATACCGGTAATATATATGACACTTGTAAAAAACGTAGCTAATACTGTGACATAAAGTTCCCGTATTGCCTCAGTATCATTGGTAATACGAGCCACAACTTTTCCCGCAGGAAGGTTATCAAAATAGTGAATAGGTAATCGTTGAATCTGCCCAAAAACATCTTCACGCATCTTCTGAATGATTCGATTAGCAGACTTCTTCAAGAAAAACCGTTCCCCGTACTGAAAAATAGCTGACACCACCAAAAGTCCAAAATATAGACCTAAGAGTGTAAAGATACTAGGAATTTCAGGCTGGTAAAAGCTTAATAGCTCTGAACCCTTTAGAATTTTCACCTGATATTCGGCCTTTTTGTTCCCTTTTTGAATCGTTAACTTTTCATCCTCTAAGCTTCTTTTCCCATCGAACTCAAGCTTTTGGTCTACGAAAACAAATTTTGAATCAACCTGCAAAATCCGAATTGATTTTCGTTTTTCATTATCACGAGTGAGATACTTTTCTCTAATATAATACTTTCCGTTATAATGGACTGCCTTGTTCCCCTTCTGGGTTTCATACCAGTCAGACTCAATCCCTATAATATGCTGGTCAATAATATTTTTGGCTATAAACGGTCCCGCCAAGTCTGTTACAACCGAGATGGTGAGCATGAACAAAGCAGCTAAGATAATTTTTTTATATCCCATGGCGTAGTTAATTAAACGGCGTCCTGTTGTCATGCTGTCACCCCACTTTCTACTTGGCTTTCAATTTGTTGGCGTAAAAATTGCTCCTTATACCACCCGTCTCTATCTATCAGCTGTTCATGTGTTCCTTCTTCAATGATTCTTCCGTCATCCAAGACAATTATGTGATTTGCATGCTGTACGGCCGACATTCGATGTGTAGTAATAATGGTTGTTTTTTCTTCCCGAACCTTACGGATATTATCAATTATCTTCTTTTCAGTTTTTGCGTCAACCGCGGATAAAGAATCATCCAGAATTAGAATTTCCGGATTTTTTATCAGTGCTCGTGCAATGGATATCCTTTGTTTTTGCCCTCCGGATAATGCCACACCTTTTTCACCAACAAGTGTCCCTAAACCTTCAGGAAGCATTTCTAGGTCTTTTCGAAATGCGGCTAAATCAATAGCATTTTCTAAGTCTTCCTCGTTTGCATCTTTACTTCCAAAAAGAATGTTTTCTTTTACACTTCTTGAAAAAAAGGACATGATCCTGTGGAACATAGCCAATCCAATCCCGTACTTGGTTAAGGGTTTGTTTCTCAATTGAAACCTCTGATATAGACAATTCACCTGAACCTAAAGGATACTGGCGTAGTAATTGTTTTATAAACGTAGTCTTTCCGCTTCCTGTCTTACCGACAATTCCGAGTGTCTGTCCCTGATACAGTTGAACATTAACATTTTTAAGATTATCAACACTAGAAGATGGATATCGGAAAGTAACTTTTTTATAATCAATCTGCCTAGCTGCTGCCACTTTAACCGGTTGAACTGGATCCCTTACTTCTTCTTTATAGCTAAGTGTCTCATTTACTCGATCAAGTGAGGCATTACCACGTTGCATAATATTAATTAATTCCCCGATTGCAAACATGGGCCAAATCAACATTCCTAAATACACATTAAAAGAAACAAGGTTACCCAAGGTAATCGATTGGTGGAAAACAAGATAGGCTCCGTATCCAATTCCTATTAGATAGCTAATTCCAACAAGTACCTTAATCGTTGGATCGAACAAAGAATCAATTTTTGCTACACGGATATTTTTTTCATAGACATCTTCTGTTAATTGATGAAATCGATCACAATCAGCATTTTCTTGAACATATGCCCTAATCACTCTTACACCAGCAATCGATTCTAGAACTCTGTCATTTAACTCCCCGAAAGAATCTTGGGCTTCCATAAATCGAGTATGAAGCCTTTTCCCAAACATTTGCATTAAAAGTGCCATAATCGGGAGTGGAATAATGGCTGCAAGTGTTAGCTTCCAGCTAATCATCACTCCCATCGTAATGAGTAACGTGAGCATCCAGACACTAGAATCAACCAACGTTAAAATTCCAAATCCCGCAGTAATCGAAATGGCCTTTAAGTCATTGGTAGCACGAGCCATTAAGTCACCTGTTCGATTCTGCTCATAAAATGCTGGGGTCATCTTCAATAAGTGTTTCATAAATCGGGATCTGAGTTTTCTCTCTATTAAAAATGCTCCTCCAAACAATCGATACATCCATACATAGGTAATTGCATAAGAACCGACCATTATCAATAAAAGAATACTAAGGTAACGCCATATTTTTTCTTTATTCATAACACTCATATGAATATCATCAATTGCCATACCAATTATTTTTGGTGGTATAACATCTAAGAGTCCTACTAATATCAAAAGTGAAATTGCTACCACATATCTCTTCCAGTTTTCTTTAAAGAACCATCCTAATTTTTTTAATACCGAAAACATTTCCTTACTCCCCCTTTGTTAAACTATCCGCCCTCTGTCTCTTGTAAGGTGTGTGTTAGTCTTACTTCAGAAATAATAAACATTGCTCATTCCTCCTAAAATTTTTAATTTATAAAAAAAGGCATACTGCAAAAAGTGCAGTATGCCTCCTTCTAAAATGGGACAAAAAAACACAGGTTGCCGGATTATGTGAAAGCAACCTGTGTTTGGTTTAATTACGTCAAACAAAAAATAATCAATAAATATTTTTTGATGGTACGGTTACATTCAAATATTCAGTTGCTGAATTTAATTTGCTCTTTCTCATTTTGTAACCCTCCATTTCCTTTTTTTTCTTCCATTGTTAGATTATCACTTGTTAATTTTAAAGTCAATTCCCATTTTTCTGAACTATTCTTACTTCTTTTTAATGGCCCTTGTCTTTTCCTTTATTCTTGTGCTTTTTATCCCATTTATCTTTTTGTTTATTCCATTTATCTTCCCATTTTTGTAATTCGTTATTAAACTTCTCTTGTAGTCCCCATTTGCTCTCTTCTTCTTTCTTTTTCTTCTCAATCAGAGTAGAAATGTGAGTCACTTTAAAACTTTGATTAGGCTGGTTTCTAAGCGCATCTGTCATTACTTCTCGGAATAACACCGCTGAACCTGTACCGGTAGTTGGAGTAATATAATGGTTTGCATCTGTTTTATCAAAGCCAACCCAAAATGCTCCAACTAACTGCGGAGTATAACCAACGAACCATTGATCTTTCAAACCATTGATTCCTTTTATTGGCACTTGCGTAGAACCCGTTTTCCCTGCTGTTTCTCTCCCAGGTATTTGCGCTGCTTTTCCAGTTCCCTGTTCCACTACACCGAGGAGCATGGTTGTCATATTATCCGTCACTGATTTTGATGTCACTTTCACTTTCTTTTCTTTCCACTCAGCGACAACTTGACCATCTGCATCAACAATCTTCTTGATTACATGTGATTCAATACGAACTCCATTATTAGGAAACACAGAAAAGGCTTCTGCCATGTTAATAGGGGAAACTCCCTTATGCAATCCTCCAAGAGCAAGTGATAAATTACGATCTGCTTTTTCTAATGAAATGCCAAACTTTTTGATTGAATCCAGCCCTTTTTGTATCCCAAGTTGATCAAGTAGCCAGACAGCAGAGACATTTTTTGATTCTTTTACTGCCTCATACATGGGTACTTCACCCTCATATTGGTGGTCATAATTGCTTGGCTGATAACTTCCGAACTTCATTGGCTCATCCTTTAACATATCAGTAATTTTCCAACCTTCTTCAAGGGCAGGAGTATATACGGCTAAAGGCTTAAAAGAAGACCCTGGTTGTGCTTCCAATTGTGTAGCACGATTATAGCCTCTAAAGGCGTGTTTTCCTCTTCCACCGACAAGCCCCCTCACACCGCCAGTTTTTGGATCAACGATTACCCCGCCACTTTGAACAAGTCGATCATTTCCTTTTGGGAAAAGAGAATCATTTTGATAGGTCTTCTCCATTGCCGCTTGCACAGTTGGATCAAGTTCTGTATAGATTTGGTATCCTCCGGTTAATAAATCATCCTGTGAAAGACCATATTTTTTAATTGCTTCCTCTAAGACTTGATCCACATAATAAGGAAATTTCCCACGAAATGGGTCCCCACCCTTATCGTTTAAAACTACTTCCTCATGTAGTGCTTGTTCGTATTGTTTACTCGAAATGTATCGTTGATTTTTCATTTGTAATAACACGATATTACGACGTTCGGTTGCACTTTTCATATGACCATACGGATTTAAAGCAGAGGGAGCTTTTATCAAACCTGCAAGTAAAGCTGATTCACTTACAGTAAGATCTTTTACCTCTTTGGCAAAATATTTACTCGCTGCTTGTTTAATTCCATACGCTCCATTTCCAAAATATATCTGATTTAAATACATCTGGAGGATTTCCTTTTTTGAATATTTTCTTTCGACCGCAAGGGATAAGAAAACTTCCTGTATTTTTCTGTTCAGTGTCTTTTCAGATGTAAGCAGGGTATTTTTGGTTAATTGTTGTGTAATTGTACTGCCGCCTTCAACCATCCCACCTGCTTTAAGGTCACGGAAGAGCGCCCTTGAAGTACCGATTAGGTCGACACCTTTATGTTGATAAAATCGATGGTCCTCAATGGCAACGACCGCATTTTTCATTGACTCGGGAACTTCCTTAATAGGAACTCCTTCATTCTTATTTGCTGAAACCTTACTTGCTACTTTCCCATTCACATCATAAAACACAGTAGGCTGAGGCAGCTCATTTTTTAATTTAGATATATCAGCACTGTTTGCAAAATAGGAAATAACCCCAAAAAAACCTAGGATGATGAGTAATATAAATAAAATAATGAATTGAAGCAGATGCCTCTTTTTCCAGTTCTTAAAAATATCCTTAAGTATCATTAGATGACTTCCTTCTCTGTAAATTATGGCAAGTATAATTTTTGAAGATTTGTTGATTTTTATGACTGTATAAAAAATGGCTCTGTTTTCTTGCCTGTTATTTCCGCTCCAGGCACGAGCGGTTCGTGGGTGTTTCGGCGAGCCTCCTCTGCGAAACGCGCCTGCGGGGTCTCCCCTGAACCATACTCCCACAGGACATTGAATTGCATCTTGAATCCGCCCACGCACGAAGGAAATGCGATAGCATTTTCGAGGAGTCTTCGTGCCTTTCGCTACAATCAACAGGGTGTAATACTCAACATTCTCCTTTATCACAGCCCAAAAAATAAAAGATGGGCAGGTCCCATCTTTTATTTTTCTTCTATAATATTAGCTTTTTGTGATTTCTTTAAAGCGCTGTTTGCTATGTTTTTCGTCAAAACTACTAAAAATCCGATAGTTTTTTTCATCCAGGATTCGAAAATGTTTACTAAGGATATTTTGTTGGAGGACAAAACCGTTCTTCTTTGTCACGATTTTCCACCATACCCGGCCGCCTAATGTCTTTGTTCTACGAAAATCTATTCCCTCACGTGCCACTGTTTCTAATACTTCTAAAGGCTCGTTTCCAAATAAGAATTGGACTGTTTCAGTTTCACGGAAAAGTGCACAAATTGAAACAGCCGTAGACCAGTTGGCAAGAACTCTTCCCTTCTCAATTTGTACAAGTGTTTTCTTTGAAACACCTATAATTTCTGCCATTTTATCCTGAGTATAGCCTGCTTCCGTCCGAATAAGACGAAGCTTTTCAGAAACTTGCATTAAAATTTCATCCCTGGTCACATTAAAGCCCTTCCTTCAATAGCATCTAGTGTAATTTTACACAACTTCTGCCAATCATTCAAATTATATGAAAAAACTGCTATCCTTATTTGATAGCAGTTTTTTCATTAAAAGGTACTATTTATTTATTTGGGGAGGAAGTCCACACTGACTTGAGCAAGAATTTTTAAGTTCACATGCTGCGCATTTCCCTTTTTTGGACTTATTTATGAACTTGACTAAAGCCCATGTTGCGTATCCAAAAATCGCTGCACCAATAATAATATTGGCTATCATAGCTTTCACCTCTTTTTAGATTTAACCAATCCCCAACAGCTTTCCACCTTGGTAAATGATTAATGACAATACATAGGCAATCACAAAAGCATAGATCATAGAGAAAGCTGTCCATTTTTTGGAGCTAGTTTCTTTGTAAATAGTAGCTACTGTTGCTAAGCATGGAATATAAAGCAAAATGAAAACCATGAAACTATAGGCAGCAAGCGGTGTATAATAATTCGCCAGTAATGCTTGCAATCCAGCATCATTCGGAACAAAATAAATGATATTCATCGTTGAGATGATGGCTTCTTTTGCTAGAAATCCAGTAATTAAGGAAGCTGAAGCCTGCCATGTTCCAAAACCAATAGGATCAAATATTGGAGCGATGATATTTCCGATTGCAGCTAGAAAACTATGATCCATATCTACATTTAATCCTTTAGGACCCACATAAGATAAGAGCCAAATAAATACTGAGCCTGCAAAGATAAATGTTCCAGCTTTTCTGACAAATCCTTTTCCCTTATCCCATGTACTTCTCCAAAGCGATTGGAATTGTGGCAGCCTATACGGTGGCAGTTCAATGACAAACAATGACGTTTCAGATTTTAATAGGGTAGTAGAGAATATTTTTGCTAAAACTAAAGCAACAACGATTCCAAGAACATATAGACTTAATACAACAAATGCTTTATGTGCTGCAAAAAATGCCCCAACAAATAAAGCGTACACTGGTAATCGCGCGGAACAAGACATTAAGGGTGTGAGCAGGATCGTTAACAAACGCTCACGTGGTGTTTCAATTGTTCGTGCGGCCATAATCCCAGGTACATTACAACCAAAACCAATCATCATCGGTATGAAAGCTTTTCCGTTAAGTCCAACCGATTCCATAATTCGGTCCATTACTAATGCTACACGAGCCATGTATCCAGAATCCTCTAATAACGAAATGAAAAAGAAGAGAATAAAAATTTGTGGAACAAACACAAGAACGCCGCCCACACCTGCTACTAAGCCTTCAATAATCAATGCATGGATAAAAGCCGATGCATGAATGGCCTCTAACACTTTCTCAAATCCGGCTGTTACTGGGCCTGTCAATAAACCATCTAAAGCATCCGATAATGGGGTTCCCAACCAATCAAACGTTAACATAAACATAAAATACATTAAAAGTAAAAAGATCGGCATACCTAAAAATCGATTGGTAACAATACTATCAATTTTTTCAGTCAAAGGGATAACTGTGTCACTTTTCCTAGCAACTTCACCAACAATTTTTTCAATAACTTCTTTTCTTTTTAAATATATATAGTTTGTTACCGATTTAAAATCCGTTTGTTTTTGTAACTCCGACTCCAATTTATATAAAATTGCTTCGAGCTTTTGTGTATTGGCTAAACTATTAACATAGTTTTTTACATACTCGTTACCTTCTAAGTATTGAATAGCCAGGAAGCGTATAGAGTGAGTTGTTTTCCCCGTTAATTCTCCAGAAAATGCTGTAATAGCTTCCTCTATCTCTTTACCGTAATACGTTAGATTTTTTTTCATCGGTTGAATGGATTTTGTCGATATGACATCGACTAGCTGATCGCAACCTTTTCCGCTTCTTGCCACAACTGGTACCACGGGCACACCAAGAATATCTGACAGCTTCATGTAATCAATTTGAATTCCCCTCTTATTAGCTACGTCTATCATATTAAGGCCAATAAGCGCAGGCTTTTCAAATTCAAGCAATTGGAGTGTAAGGTGAAGATTTCGCTCCAATTGAGAGGCATCTAATATATTCAGTAAACGATCCACTGATTCATTTAAAAAGAAGGATGTGACAACCCCTTCATCTTTTGACAACGGATTAAGCGTATATACTCCAGGTAGATCAATTAAATGACCTATATTTTTCTTAAATACTCCAACCTTCTTTTCAACCGTTACACCGCTCCAGTTCCCAACATATTCATAGGAGCCTGTTAAGTTATTAAACAATGATGTTTTCCCTGTATTTGGGTTACCTATTAGAGCAATTTCCATTAGATTCTTTCCACCTCAATCTGAACGGCTTCCTTGCGGCGAATGCCAACACATTGTCCGCAGGACTCAATCATAATCGGTCCTCCAAATGGCATTACGCATTTTACGCATACTTCAGAACCTTCAGTGATACCTAAATCCAATAGCCTTCTTTGAACTAGGTGACCAACATGAGAAAGATCTAATATTTTACCTTTATCTCCTGCTTTTAACGAACCGAACATGTATATCACCCTATCTATGTTAATTGAGAATGATTATCTTTCTATATTGTCATTTTAACACTTTTTTAGGGTAATAAGCATATTAAATTTGACAAAGTTTCGAAAAAAATTAATTAAAAAAAGGAAAAGCTACTGGTCTTTTCCTTTTTTAATAAGCTTATTTAAATAATCTCTTTGGTAATGCACTAATTACAAGGATAATAATAATGGCACTAATGATAAAGCTTGGAAGCATGTACGTTCCATTGTATAAAAGGGAGTACACAGCGACTGGTTGCCCTTTTGGAGCATATTCTCCAAAAAACACAATGCCCGAAACTACATGGCAGAAGTAACGAAGGAGACTTCCTATGAATGCTCCCAGTACCACAAAGGTCATCCACTTCCCTTTGTTACTCGCATTCAGGCCATTTTTTATTTGTGCTGCAAAAACACCCGCAAAGCCTAACAACAGTAAAAGCAATAAAGTAATCAATAATTCCTTGAAGGATTGTATAAATTTGTGAATAGCCAAGGATAAACTGTAATAATCCCAGCAAGAATCCAGTTAAAACTCCACCTTTACCCCCCCAGCGATATGCCATTAGAAAAACGGGTACCATAGCAATGGAAATTGAACCACCTTGCGGCCAAATTTTAAATGAAAGGATATTACCTACATAATCCAATAAATAGGCTAGCGCGGTAAATACCGCTACTTCTGTAATAAAAAGCGTATTGCTACTGTTCTTGCTCATTTTTTAAAAATCCCCCTTTGTTTTCTCTATCAATAAAAAAAATCCACAAAAAAAAGCAATGCAAACTAAGGAATGTCTGCATTGCTTTGCTATCGGCAAACCACATCCCTACGCTAGTGTTAACTAACAGGTTCATAGGGTCAGAACTCTACCGTTCACTCTCAGCCGCCCGAGGCAGCTCCCCTTGTGGAAATATTCTATTGTTTCCATTAAAATATACTACTGTTCTCCTATTTTTACAAGAACAATCTCCTTGTAGACCATTGGGCGAAACACCTAAATAGTAATAGAAATTATTGGTAAATATTTTTTATTCAATTTTTTAGAGGATTTTCCCTATTACCCTCGAATTAACTTGTTAAGCAGTTTTGTAAATACTATAGGGGGAAAAAAGATGTTTACCGGAGAACAAACGGAATTAGTTGCTTTTTTTCAACAAAATAAAGAGAAGCTGGTACAAGAATGGGAAAATTCCATTGTAATCAATCACAAGGACCCCTTTAAGATGAAAATCAGGGAAAATGGGGAAGCCCTTCTTAACGTAATCCTTACAATGCATAAAGTCTCTAATGATGAACTTTTAGAAATCATTAAAAAGATTGCAATAGAAGTGTCAGAAGAACGGGTACTAGCTCATATTAATATTGGTGATTTTGTCTATAATGTAAATCTTGGTCGTACCATTCTTTATGGTTATTTGAGTAAGACAGGTATCTCCTGGTCGGATTTACAGGAATCCATAAATAAGATAAATTTTTGTTTTGATAAATTTTTATATTATGCCGTTTCCCACTACTCGGAAGCAAAAAATAAAATTATTGAAGAAAAGACGATGTTTATTGATTCAACACATCAAGATCGGTTAACACTTCTTGGTCAAATGACATCAAGCTTTATCCACGAATTTAGAAATCCACTTACCTCTGTTCAAGGATTTATTCAGTTACTTAAAGCTGATTATCCAAACATGAGATATCTAGATATCATTTCAAGTGAGTTAGACCAACTAAACTTTAGAATTTCCCAGTTCCTTTTACTTTCAAAAAAGGAGCTCATCGGAAAGGAAAAAATTGACTTCAAATTAAATCAACTGATTGATGAGGTATTAAATTTCCTATATCCAAGTATTTTAGATGGTAAAGTGAAGATAAAAAGAGATCTAAGTAAAGATTTTACATTGAACGGGTATGCCGATGAAATCAGGCAAGTCTTTATTAATATCATTTTTAATGCCATCGATGTATTAAACCACCATGAAGTTGATACACCGACAATAGAGATCAGCAGCTGGGTTGAAAATAACGAGCAGATAAAAATCAATATTTCAAATAATGGGCCTGCCATACCGGCAGAATTAAGTAAAACCATTTTTGAACCCTTCTTTACAACAAAAAAATTAGGTACGGGGCTTGGTTTATTTGTTTGTAAGGAAATTATTGAAAAACATAAAGGAGAATTAACATGTGATTCTTCTTTTGATAAGACTACTTTTTCAATATGCCTACCTGTACTTTCTTAAAAGATAAAACATCGTGTATCCATTTAAATCCCACTTTCCAAAAGCCAGGGATTTTTTTATTTCCCCAACTATATACATCTTCCGAAATAAAACCATTTTGCATATGATGTACTAAAAATTGGGGGAGACTCGGGATATGTTTACATTAAAGGTTGATAATGAAATTGAACTTCAATTGTTTCAACACCATCACGCATTAAATCTTTATCATTTAGTTGAAAAAAATCGCGAGCATTTACGAGAGTGGATGCCTTGGGTGGACACGATGAATTCTCCTTATCAATTTGAGACTATCATCCCAATTTGGCTTAATCAATTTGCAGAAAATATCGGATTCAATGTAGGTATCCTTTATAAGGGAGAACTTGTTGGCTCCATTGGTCTTCATCAAATAGATTGGCATAACAAAACCGTTAGTATTGGTTATTATCTTGCCAGAACAGCAGAAGGGCATGGAATTATGACACGCTCTGTTCAAGCCTTATTAAACTATGCATTCTTTGATTTAGGCCTTAACCGTGTTGAGATTCGCTGTGGGGTGAATAATAAAAAAAGTCGTGCGATTCCCGAAAGGCTTGGTTTTAAAAAGGAAGGTACGATTAGAGACGGTGAACAATTATACGGCCGTTATCATGATCTTATCTGTTACGGCATGCTTGCACGTGACTGGAATGGAATTTCCTTTATTAAGTAGCTTCTTTTGTAGATTGATTTACTTTTAAAAAAAGACTGAACAAAACAATTTGGGAAATTGGATAAAAAGGCAAGGAATAAAAAATCATATACCCTGCCCTATAATGATAAACACCAAGAATATGTGCAAACCATTCGAGAGAAATCCCTATAATCGACCAAAAGAGAACATAGGTAAAGAAATACCTAAAGTGAATGTTAAATCTAACCCAAATATAAATAAAAAAATATGAGGAAGGGCCGAACATAGTGTAGGAAAAAAAATCAATCAATTGAAAGGATGAGTTATCATTTACATTATAAAAATTGAATGGTTCTATACTAATGGTGTGATCGAAAAAGAAACCAACAAAAATGCCAAATAAAACTAAAAAAACATTTATATTAAATGAAAACTGTTTTTTAAAAATAAAAATGGCCCCGAAACCAATTATGTTCATTATTACAACAAACCATTCATTTTGATTGAAGGAATGATCATATATTGTCATAATTGTTCCTCCCTTTCATATTTTTCCAGAAACTTTAGAACATTAACCAAAATCACAAAAAAACCTAAGTAAAGAAACACAGATAAGGATAAGTTCCAATTTATATAGTACAAAAGCTTCGTTTTTAAGGCTGTTAACTCTATTAGAAAAAAGGTAGCTAACATT
The window above is part of the Bacillus sp. SORGH_AS_0510 genome. Proteins encoded here:
- a CDS encoding GNAT family N-acetyltransferase produces the protein MFTLKVDNEIELQLFQHHHALNLYHLVEKNREHLREWMPWVDTMNSPYQFETIIPIWLNQFAENIGFNVGILYKGELVGSIGLHQIDWHNKTVSIGYYLARTAEGHGIMTRSVQALLNYAFFDLGLNRVEIRCGVNNKKSRAIPERLGFKKEGTIRDGEQLYGRYHDLICYGMLARDWNGISFIK